The following DNA comes from Calditrichota bacterium.
CTCTGGGGAGAGAGCTTGGCGCAATCGACCGAGGATTTGGCAAAGAAGAAGTGGAAGGCTGCGTAGCACAGGCCGACGTGGTGGTGTTAGCGACGCCCATCGCTGAGATCCTTCGCCTTCTGCCTCGGGTGGCGGCTGCGGTCCGACCAGGCGCCATAATCACCGATGTCGGGAGCAGCAAGCGCAAGATAGTGCAGGTAGCCGAAGCTGTGGTTCCTTCGGGCTGTTACTTCGTGGGTGGGCACCCGATGGCGGGCTCCGAACGGCAGGGTCTGCGCGCAGCAGATCCGCTCTTGTTCGAAAACGCGGTGTGGGTGCTCACCCCGGCTGCAAAGACCCCGGCGCGTGTGGTCCGCTCCTTAGGCGGTCTCCTGGAGCAGGTGGGGGCCAAGGTGCTCATCGTCAGCCCCCTGTTGCACGACCGCGTGGCGGCTGCAGTCAGTCATCTCCCCCAGCTTCTGGCTGTGGCGTTGATGAACATGGTCGCCCGCCATCAATCCGACATGCCGCACCTGCTCAAGTTAGCTGCTGGAGGTTTCCGGGACATGACGCGCATCGCGTCCAGCCCTTACCGCATGTGGGCTGACGTGCTTGCCACCAACGTCGAGCAGATCGTGCCCTTTGTGGATGAATACATCGCGGAGCTGGAGCGGATCCGGGGCAAGCTTCTGGCGGGCGATTTGGCGGTAGAATTCGACAGTGCTGCCCGGAGCAGGCTGTTCATTCCGCGCGACACAAAGGGCTTCCTCAAGCCGCACTATGACCTCATCGTTCAGGTGGAAGATCGGCCTGGGGTGATCGCGGCGATGGCCGGGGCCCTGGCCGCCGAGGAGATCAACATCAAGGACATCGAGGTGCTGAAGGTGCGGGAGGGTGAGGCCGGCAGCATCCGCATGGCTTTCGAGTCGGAGGCTTGTCGCAAGCGCGCCGCAGAGCTCATTGGCAGCCTGGGTTACCGGGTGCGCACAGTGGAGTGAGACGATGGACCGGGAGATTAGACCTGGCGGTGCCCTGCGCGGCACGGTGCGTGTGCAAGGGGACAAGTCGATTTCCCATCGGGCCCTGATCTGTGGCGCCATAGCCGAGGGCCGGACGCGCATCCGCAACCTTTGCCCAGGCAAGGACGTGCAGAGCACGATGTCGTGTCTGCAAGCCTTAGGGGTGCCGATTCGCGTGCGGGGGAGCGAGGCCATCGTGGACGGCGTGGGCCTGCGCGGTTTGCGGCCGCCATCTGCCGTGCTCGATGCGGGCAATTCCGGGACGACCATGCGCCTGCTCGCTGGAGTTCTGGCCGGGCAACGGTTTGCCGCGTCCATCACCGGGGACGAGTCCCTGCGGCGGCGGCCTATGGCGCGCGTCATCGAGCCCCTGAGCATGATGGGCGCACGCATCGAGTCCACGCCAGGAGGCTTTGCACCACTGCACATCCGGGGCAACAGGCTCAAGGCCATCTCCTATGCGATGCCGGTTGCCAGTGCCCAGGTCAAGTCGGCAGTGCTGTTGGCAGGACTTTTTGCCGAAGGGAAAACGGAGGTCATGGAGCCGGCGCCCACGCGCGATCACACAGAGCGCATGCTCCCCCACTTCGGCGTGCCGATAAGCGTGGACGGAAGAGCGGTGGCCGTCTGGGGGCCGGCACGGTTGCAGGCCGCCAGCGTTGAGGTGCCGGGGGACATATCCTCGGCAGCATTTTTCCTCGCGGCAGCGGCCGTGGTCGAGGGATCGTCGCTGCGTGTCGAGGGAGTAGGCATCAACCCCACCCGCAGCGGCGTACTCGAGGTTCTGAGGGACATGGGCGCGCGCTTGGCGTTGGAAGAAAAAGCGGAGTCCTGGGAGCCGGTGGCCGATGTGCTTGTCGAGGCAGGCCCCTTGCAGGCCGTAGAAATTGAGGGTGCGCTTGTCCCGCGCCTGATTGACGAACTGCCAGTGCTGGCGGTCGTGGCTACGCAGGCCGAAGGCGTCACCCATATCCGGGGCGCAAGAGAGCTGCGCGTGAAGGAGAGTGACCGCATCCGGGCTGTGGCTGCTAACCTCAGGGCGATGGGCGCCGAGGTGGAGGAGCTGGAAGACGGGCTCGTTATTCCCGGTCCCCAGAAGCTGAAGGGCGCCGTGGTAGATAGCTTTGGCGACCACCGCATCGCTATGAGCTTCGCGGTTGCTGGCTTGCTTGCGGACGGCCCGACCGTGATCCGCCAGGCCGAGTGTGTGGATATCTCCTTTCCCGGCTTCTTCGCCCTGCTTGAGGAGCTGGGCCGTGGCTGACGCGCACACTCAGACGCTCGGGCTCATCGGCGACCCTGTGGAACATTCCGTTTCGCCGCTCCTTCATGGGCACCTGATTCGCGCCCTTGGCGTGAACTACTGCTACCATGCCTTTCGGGTACGCCGCGACGAGCTGGCCGTGGCCCTCGCTGGGTTGAAGGCGCTTGGCGTGAAGGGGGTCAACGTCACCCTCCCGCACAAAGAGGCGGTCCTGCCGCTGCTGGATGGGGTGTCCCCAGAGGCCCGAGCGGTGGGAGCAGTCAATGTCGTTGTCAACGCGAACGGCCGGCTGGTGGGCTACAATTCGGACGTGGTTGGAATAGAACTGGCCTTGAAGCGACATGGGGTTGACGTGCGCGGCCACAAGGTGGTGGTGCTGGGCGCAGGGGGCGCGGCGCGCGCAGCGGTGTGGGCGCTGGCGAAAATGGAGGCGGCAGGGGTGCACATCCACAGCCGCTCATTGATCAGA
Coding sequences within:
- a CDS encoding prephenate dehydrogenase/arogenate dehydrogenase family protein gives rise to the protein MSDTAQQNAPTRVAIIGIGVIGGSLAMAIKRKLPTLEVLAVDEEPIVALGRELGAIDRGFGKEEVEGCVAQADVVVLATPIAEILRLLPRVAAAVRPGAIITDVGSSKRKIVQVAEAVVPSGCYFVGGHPMAGSERQGLRAADPLLFENAVWVLTPAAKTPARVVRSLGGLLEQVGAKVLIVSPLLHDRVAAAVSHLPQLLAVALMNMVARHQSDMPHLLKLAAGGFRDMTRIASSPYRMWADVLATNVEQIVPFVDEYIAELERIRGKLLAGDLAVEFDSAARSRLFIPRDTKGFLKPHYDLIVQVEDRPGVIAAMAGALAAEEINIKDIEVLKVREGEAGSIRMAFESEACRKRAAELIGSLGYRVRTVE
- the aroA gene encoding 3-phosphoshikimate 1-carboxyvinyltransferase, encoding MDREIRPGGALRGTVRVQGDKSISHRALICGAIAEGRTRIRNLCPGKDVQSTMSCLQALGVPIRVRGSEAIVDGVGLRGLRPPSAVLDAGNSGTTMRLLAGVLAGQRFAASITGDESLRRRPMARVIEPLSMMGARIESTPGGFAPLHIRGNRLKAISYAMPVASAQVKSAVLLAGLFAEGKTEVMEPAPTRDHTERMLPHFGVPISVDGRAVAVWGPARLQAASVEVPGDISSAAFFLAAAAVVEGSSLRVEGVGINPTRSGVLEVLRDMGARLALEEKAESWEPVADVLVEAGPLQAVEIEGALVPRLIDELPVLAVVATQAEGVTHIRGARELRVKESDRIRAVAANLRAMGAEVEELEDGLVIPGPQKLKGAVVDSFGDHRIAMSFAVAGLLADGPTVIRQAECVDISFPGFFALLEELGRG
- a CDS encoding shikimate dehydrogenase gives rise to the protein MADAHTQTLGLIGDPVEHSVSPLLHGHLIRALGVNYCYHAFRVRRDELAVALAGLKALGVKGVNVTLPHKEAVLPLLDGVSPEARAVGAVNVVVNANGRLVGYNSDVVGIELALKRHGVDVRGHKVVVLGAGGAARAAVWALAKMEAAGVHIHSRSLIRGERLARELAESCGRTELSAFAWEEAAFAQSFDGAALLVNATPCGMWPRHHESPVAGKYLSKGLAVFDLVYNPLRTRLLREATERGAQTIPGLDMLIFQAVEAMALWTGRRPANEDEFVAKMRRLLSKELQGHG